A window of Zingiber officinale cultivar Zhangliang chromosome 5A, Zo_v1.1, whole genome shotgun sequence contains these coding sequences:
- the LOC121980611 gene encoding protein SUPPRESSOR OF QUENCHING 1, chloroplastic-like translates to MRRSLPHQRTRQSLTRQTTSDRFACRRFASISVTTDQFIPFMGTGVGSERVRSKKCFFKIYLAKYAKPEVGIEFSGALELMNLSDREGRDAEGRDQ, encoded by the exons ATGAGGCGGTCACTACCTCACCAGCGCACGAGGCAGTCATTGACTCGCCAAACAACGAGCGATCGCTTCGCGTGCAGGAGGTTCGCGAGCATCTCTGTCACCACCGATCAGTTCATTCCCTTCATGGGGACAG GTGTTGGGAGTGAAAGGGTTCGATCTAAAAAatgctttttcaaaatttatcttgcTAAG TATGCGAAGCCAGAGGTTGGAATTGAATTTTCTGGAGCTCTTGAACTCATGAATTTAAGTGACA GAGAAGGTAGAGATGCTGAAGGGAGAGATCAATGA